The following proteins are co-located in the Macadamia integrifolia cultivar HAES 741 unplaced genomic scaffold, SCU_Mint_v3 scaffold530, whole genome shotgun sequence genome:
- the LOC122069064 gene encoding cytochrome P450 94A2-like, with product MIQLNLEFFPTVLLFVLPFLFLFIKAFSTANKKSSASSQNNKLPRVYPIVGSSFTIAKNHERFSQWATELLQNSPNGNILLYRPLGHSQLITTNPSNVEHILKTQFYKYPKGEFFRDTLLDFLGDGIFNADADTWKFQRQMSSHEFSTRSLRKFIETVVEDELSGRLLPLLSSASANNTVFDLQDILQRFAFDNICKIAFGFDPECLSPSFPQPVSEFAEAFEDATNLSTARFNSIFPPLWKLKRALNIGSERRLREAISTVKEYATNLVRKKKKELELETLQSEDLLSKFLSSGHSDERFVTDIVISFIVAGRDTTSAALTWFFWLVSDNLRVEEEILKEIKEKPEAVDYDEVKHVVYIYASLCESMRLYPPVPIDTKFSTEEDVLPDRTFVKKGVIVTYMPYAMGRTEAIRGKDWPEFRPERWQDEAASGKWKFVGKDSYSYPVFQAVPRVCLGKEMVFLQMQRLVAEIMRRYQVVTAEKGFNPFFTNYLSAKMKEGFPVRVEQRE from the coding sequence ATGATACAGCTAAACCTCGAGTTCTTCCCTACAGTTCTCCTCTTTGttcttcccttcctcttcttattcatcaaagcCTTCTCAACTGCAAACAAGAAGTCTTCAGCTTCATCTCAAAACAACAAACTACCAAGGGTATATCCCATAGTTGGCTCTTCATTTACCATAGCTAAGAATCATGAGAGGTTCAGCCAATGGGCTACGGAGCTTCTTCAAAACTCTCCCAATGGAAACATCCTCCTTTATCGTCCTCTTGGCCATAGTCAGCTCATAACCACTAATCCCTCCAATGTCGAACACATCCTCAAAACCCAATTTTACAAATACCCCAAAGGTGAATTCTTCCGAGACACCCTACTCGATTTCCTTGGCGATGGCATCTTTAATGCAGATGCTGATACGTGGAAGTTTCAGAGACAAATGTCAAGTCATGAATTCAGCACTAGATCTCTCCGCAAATTCATCGAAACAGTCGTGGAAGACGAGCTTTCCGGCCGCCTcctccctctcctctcttccgCCTCCGCCAACAACACAGTGTTTGATCTACAAGACATCCTTCAAAGATTTGCATTTGATAATATTTGCAAGATTGCTTTTGGTTTCGACCCAGAATGCCTATCTCCATCATTCCCACAACCTGTATCGGAATTCGCCGAAGCATTTGAAGATGCTACTAATTTAAGCACTGCAAGGTTTAATTCCATATTCCCACCTTTGTGGAAGCTGAAACGGGCACTTAATATTGGGTCCGAAAGAAGGCTACGAGAAGCAATTTCAACAGTTAAAGAGTACGCAACTAATCTTgtcagaaaaaagaagaaagaactcGAATTGGAAACACTCCAATCAGAAGATCTTCTCTCCAAATTCTTGAGTTCCGGTCACTCGGATGAACGTTTCGTTACAGATATTGTTATCAGCTTTATCGTAGCGGGTCGGGATACGACGTCGGCGGCCTTGACATGGTTCTTTTGGCTAGTTTCTGACAACCTTCGGGTGGAAGAGGAGATATTGAAGGAGATAAAGGAGAAGCCTGAAGCTGTTGACTATGATGAGGTGAAGCATGTAGTGTACATTTATGCATCGTTATGTGAGAGTATGCGTttgtacccaccggtcccaATTGACACAAAGTTTTCCACAGAGGAAGATGTTCTACCGGATAggacttttgtgaagaaaggaGTGATAGTGACATACATGCCTTACGCAATGGGGAGGACAGAGGCAATAAGGGGTAAGGACTGGCCGGAGTTTCGGCCGGAGAGGTGGCAGGACGAAGCTGCTTCTGGAAAGTGGAAGTTTGTGGGGAAAGACTCTTATTCATATCCGGTGTTCCAAGCAGTGCCAAGGGTATGTTTAGGGAAGGAGATGGTGTTCTTGCAGATGCAGAGGTTGGTTGCTGAAATAATGCGACGGTATCAGGTGGTGACGGCGGAGAAGGGCTTTAATCCCTTTTTTACAAATTACTTGTCGGCCAAAATGAAAGAAGGTTTTCCGGTGAGAGTTGAGCAGAGGGAGTAA
- the LOC122069075 gene encoding uncharacterized protein LOC122069075 codes for MAEFAAFFHGLHHARIMGIENLWIESDSNAVVTCTRNQGIPWCFEQQWLFYKKYLNETNWTISQCYREVNVAADKLAKSGAGTMASASWLTPPDFVFSEKTQISVYDCSQQVLPRFASDHSPLLVVSSSSQRPPNCPFRFNNFWTDHEDFDRVVAESWAEWVPGSPILSLMSKLKRLKGALKGWEKLTFPHFERDLDEAKKNLAHVQEEIDSNGLSDQLFRMEADAKTALLKAQDNHEKLWAEKARLRWLTYGDRNSKFFHLSAKMRRNRNTIRSLKKQDGSIVEGQTNLGEYIVEFYEGFHKNAPTVDHLDLLDSIPRVLQQVDIFHLDSLPGNAEIMKAVWALDPESSPGPDGFSGKFFRKCWSIVEGDVCNAVKAFFRTSRMPKGVNNTFLILIPKVDGAETLDKYRPLCMSNFFCKIISKVLAMRLERFLPMLISEEQGAFQKGKLIHDNISVASELANLMYSATRGGGLGLKIDIRKAYDTISWSFLFKVMEKFGFSENWITWLHQLLASTKISVLVNGGPQGFFGVERGLRQGDPISPLLFIMAEEVLSRGLTRLTHQKDIMPICGPKGVVTPGHILFADDIFIFSNASSRYVANLKNFLMKYQEFSGQHISFEKSKLFLGKISPTRKQAIAETLGIPICSFPTRYLGVEIFKGRITKEAFLPVLDKVKGRLAGWKGKLLSMAGRVELVRSVISGIPNHNFGIYWWPSALLVTMERWMKNFIWTGEVDTSKPITVKWESVCKPKEEGGLGIRRLRDTNMAMLCKLVWRIKHEKSAANSFLRARFVKKDGSFNRGCRPSSIALGIRKVWKTVEANERWIIGRGDLANFWKDKWWGPRSILEEIQTPDLPPLPCNAKVCDFIRNGEWSLPEVRSHSLRQIFLAIKEVKIPSAQIEDLCIWQLSPLGSFTTSSAWEDIRRVAPAVHWNSLVWHNNLPPRIATFGWRLAHERLPTDELIRKKGIFLVSRCSLCEQYEERTSKGEVKSIADIMCCRKLGLKIDNPKIVPPLEVHWSEFSAVMEAILVAMNMNARGLWIELDSAAVVAATQKMHIPWFVLQKWRFALPFLQSITWKITHCFREANTVADFLAKKAAKSGASDYSTTFPSHPLDAAVVEGVLGAIEDGVVDQKAQDAVQLHWSIWIVCGQVSIDLQRFVPLRLALAPISGPWVARSWPIAWRT; via the exons ATGGCGGAATTTGCTGCTTTCTTTCATGGTCTGCATCATGCCAGAATTATGGGTATTGAAAATCTTTGGATTGAAAGTGACTCCAATGCAGTGGTTACTTGCACTAGAAATCAAGGAATTCCATGGTGTTTTGAACAACAATGGTTATTTTACAAGAAATATCTGAACGAGACCAATTGGACAATCTCTCAATGTTACAGAGAAGTCAATGTGGCTGCTGATAAGCTTGCAAAAAGTGGAGCTGGAACTATGGCATCAGCCTCATGGCTAACTCCTCCTGATTTTGTTTTCTCAGAGAAGACCCAAATTTCGGTTTAT GACTGTTCTCAACAGGTCCTTCCTCGGTTTGCCTCTGACCATTCCCCTCTGCTTGTGGTCTCAAGTAGCAGCCAGCGCCCTCCAAATTGCCCCTTtcgatttaataatttttggacGGATCATGAGGACTTCGATAGGGTTGTAGCTGAATCCTGGGCGGAGTGGGTTCCAGGGTCACCTATTTTATCCCTAATGTCTAAACTCAAGCGGCTCAAAGGGGCGTTAAAAGGTTGGGAGAAACTGACCTTTCCCCATTTTGAAAGGGATCTCGACGAGGCAAAGAAAAATCTCGCCCACGTGCAGGAGGAGATTGACAGTAATGGGTTGTCGGATCAACTGTTCCGAATGGAGGCTGATGCTAAAACGGCTCTTCTCAAGGCGCAAGATAACCATGAAAAGCTTTGGGCAGAAAAGGCGAGACTCAGGTGGTTGACTTATGGGGACAGAAATTCTAAGTTTTTCCATCTATCTGCTAAAATGcgaagaaatagaaatactaTCCGATCCCTCAAAAAACAGGATGGGTCAATTGTGGAAGGGCAAACTAATTTGGGTGAGTATATTGTGGAATTCTATGAGGGATTTCACAAAAATGCTCCAACAGTCGATCATCTTGATCTTTTGGACAGCATTCCGAGGGTTCTCCAACAAGTAGACATATTTCATCTAGACTCTCTTCCTGGTAATGCAGAGATCATGAAGGCGGTCTGGGCGCTTGATCCTGAAAGCTCGCCTGGCCCAGACGGCTTCTCTGGAAAATTTTTCAGGAAGTGTTGGAGCATTGTGGAAGGTGATGTTTGTAATGCGGTGAAAGCCTTCTTCAGGACTAGTCGTATGCCTAAAGGTGTTAACAATACTTTCCTTATTCTGATCCCTAAAGTGGACGGAGCTGAGACTCTGGACAAGTATCGACCATTGTGTATGAGcaattttttctgcaaaataATTTCTAAGGTGTTGGCTATGCGCTTAGAGAGATTTCTCCCCATGCTCATTTCGGAAGAACAGGGagcttttcaaaaagggaagcTGATCCATGACAACATTAGTGTGGCATCCGAGTTGGCGAACTTGATGTACTCTGCCACGAGAGGGGGTGGCCTTGGTCTAAAAATAGACATCAGAAAGGCATACGATACGATTTCTTGGTCTTTCCTCTTTAAGGTGATGGAAAAATTTGGATTCTCAGAAAATTGGATCACATGGCTGCATCAACTATTGGCTTCAACTAAGATTTCTGTTCTTGTCAATGGAGGCCCGCAGGGCTTCTTTGGCGTGGAGCGAGGATTGAGACAGGGAGACCCTATATCCCCCTTGCTTTTTATCATGGCGGAAGAGGTTCTCTCTCGAGGCCTGACGAGATTGACCCACCAAAAAGATATTATGCCCATTTGTGGCCCTAAAGGCGTTGTAACCCCTGGACACATCTTATTCGCCGATGATATCTTTATCTTCTCGAATGCTTCATCCAGGTATGTGGCTAAccttaaaaattttcttatgaaatatcAGGAGTTCTCTGGTCAACACATCAGCTTCGAGAAAAGCAAGCTCTTTCTAGGGAAAATTTCTCCAACTCGTAAGCAAGCCATCGCTGAGACTTTGGGCATCCCCATTTGCAGCTTTCCAACTCGATACCTTGGTGTTGAGATATTCAAGGGAAGAATCACAAAGGAGGCATTTCTGCCTGTGTTGGATAAAGTAAAGGGGCGCCTTGCTGGATGGAAAGGTAAACTTTTGTCGATGGCGGGCAGGGTGGAGTTGGTTAGATCAGTCATATCCGGTATTCCTAATCATAATTTTGGGATCTATTGGTGGCCCTCTGCTCTCCTTGTAACCATGGAAAGatggatgaagaacttcatctGGACAGGGGAAGTGGATACCTCAAAACCAATTACAGTGAAGTGGGAGTCTGTTTGCAAACCGAAGGAAGAAGGGGGTTTAGGTATCAGAAGACTCAGAGACACGAACATGGCAATGCTGTGTAAATTGGTATGGAGAATAAAGCATGAGAAATCTGCTGCCAATTCCTTTCTTAGAGCCAGATTTGTGAAAAAAGATGGGTCATTTAATAGAGGTTGTCGGCCGTCGTCTATTGCTCTGGGCATCAGAAAGGTGTGGAAGACTGTGGAGGCAAACGAACGTTGGATTATTGGGAGAGGCGATCTAGCAAATTTCTGGAAAGACAAATGGTGGGGCCCTAGGTCTATTCTTGAGGAGATTCAGACTCCTGacctccctcccctcccttgCAATGCTAAGGTTTGTGATTTCATCAGGAATGGCGAATGGTCACTTCCAGAGGTCCGCTCTCACTCTCTCAGacaaattttccttgcaattaaAGAGGTGAAGATTCCCAGTGCCCAAATTGAGGACTTATGTATATGGCAGCTATCTCCTCTTGGTTCTTTTACTACATCGTCAGCGTGGGAGGATATTAGAAGAGTTGCTCCGGCAGTGCATTGGAACTCTTTGGTTTGGCACAATAACCTCCCTCCAAGAATTGCTACTTTTGGATGGCGACTAGCTCATGAGAGACTTCCAACGGACGAGCTTATaaggaaaaaaggaattttcctagtCTCTCGATGTAGCCTCTGTGAGCAGTACGAAGAAA GGACTTCTAAGGGTGAAGTGAAATCGATTGCTGATATTATGTGTTGCAGAAAACTGGGGCTGAAGATTGATAACCCAAAGATTGTGCCGCCGCtggaagttcattggt ctgaatttagcGCTGTCATGGAAGCAATATTGGTTGCTATGAATATGAACGCAAGGGGCTTGTGGATCGAGTTGGACTCCGCAGCTGTAGTGGCTGCAACTCAGAAGATGCATATCCCTTGGTTTGTTTTACAAAAATGGCGGTTTGCTCTCCCATTCCTTCAGTCCATTACATGGAAAATCACCCACTGCTTCCGTGAGGCGAACACTGTGGCAGATTTTTTGGCAAAGAAGGCAGCAAAATCGGGAGCCTCTGACTACTCCACCACTTTTCCCAGTCAT CCTCTAGATGCAGCCGTCGTCGAGGGTGTGCTCGGAGCAATTGAGGATGGAGTAGTTGACCAGAAGGCGCAGGATGCTGTCCAGCTTCACTGGAGCATCTGGATAGTGTGTGGGCAGGTAAGCATTGATCTTCAAAGGTTTGTGCCCTTGCGGCTGGCCTTGGCACCGATTTCAGGACCATGGGTAGCTAGAAGCTGGCCAATTGCATGGCGTACATAA